The genomic interval AAGTGATGAAAAATTCAATGTCATTTTTCCGCCAAATTTTAAAGTGGTTATGGAGTTTCAAAAAGCTCATTTTAATGGTGCAATACTTTCTGATTTCATTGAAGCACTAGAAGAATGGCTAGAGCACGAAGAAATGGAGCTTTATGATGATCCTGCAGACTTTGAGGGCGGAGACTATTTTGATGGAGATCCTGATGATGATGAAGATGGGTTAGCGGAAATGACTTTAGATGATTGGGTAGCAGATCAAACAGGGTATTTAAGGGATTTTATCGATTCTTTGAAAGATTTTAAATGATACAAAGATATACAAAAATTAAACTTACAAAAAAGGAGACACAATGAAAACACTAGAAGAAATTAAGGCAATGAATATGGAGCAAAGAAATGCTCTTCAAGAAGAGTTATTTGCACTCGTTTTAACAAATGAGATAGAAAAGGTAAAAGCATTTTTACAAGAGTATCCCTTAAAAGAGAGTTTTTATGAGGAGAATATTAAAGGTCAGACAGGCACGTATCCTTTATTTGGTGTAGAACGTGTCCTTGCGAAAGCAGCAGTGGCGTATGAGAAATATAAGGACCCTGCAATGATAGAGTTTTTACAGGAATGGGGACTAAAGATTGATTACCACACTAAACGTGGAGAGAATACCTTGACAGACTATATTGAACAAAATGGTGGCGAAGATGAGAATGTCATCAAATATCTTGTAGATAAGGGCTTAACTTGTGAGAAAAGAGATGAAAGAAAAGATCATAGCGGCTGGACTCCTATGCATTGGTGGGCTATGAATAATGATTATAAATCAATTGAAATTGCGGTTACAAAAGCAGGAGCAAATGTAGATGTGTTAGACAAATTTGGAAAAACACCTTTGTTCCATTCGGTAAAAGAATCTTCAGCCTACAAAGCCACCCAGATGTTAATAGAGCTTGGGGCAAATGTGAATTATTATGATGGAGCTTTCACTCCCTTAGACAAAGCACAAGGAGCTAGAAACAAAAAGCTTCTAAAAGACGCAGGGGCTAAGAGTGCTGATAGGGATTTGAGGTATATTGTAGAGGAGGTATTGTTGGCATTTGGGGTAGATTGTGCAAATCGAAAGAGTTTTGACGAAAATTATCATAAATTAACAAAGGAACAACGCGCAGAAAAAGATAAACTCATCAATCAAAGAATTGCTGAAATGATGAGCAAGAAAAAGGCTAAGTAAGCATAGCTAATAGCCCAAAACGTCCTGTAGTTTTGTCTCTGCGATAAGAATACAATTGCTTATTACAACAAGAACAATACGGGCTAATCTCAATATGCTCTACATTAATA from Helicobacter hepaticus ATCC 51449 carries:
- a CDS encoding ankyrin repeat domain-containing protein, whose product is MKTLEEIKAMNMEQRNALQEELFALVLTNEIEKVKAFLQEYPLKESFYEENIKGQTGTYPLFGVERVLAKAAVAYEKYKDPAMIEFLQEWGLKIDYHTKRGENTLTDYIEQNGGEDENVIKYLVDKGLTCEKRDERKDHSGWTPMHWWAMNNDYKSIEIAVTKAGANVDVLDKFGKTPLFHSVKESSAYKATQMLIELGANVNYYDGAFTPLDKAQGARNKKLLKDAGAKSADRDLRYIVEEVLLAFGVDCANRKSFDENYHKLTKEQRAEKDKLINQRIAEMMSKKKAK